The Syntrophobacterales bacterium genome includes a window with the following:
- a CDS encoding potassium channel protein: MTSLSEMHKRLASVAGLLVFTLLAGTAGYRIIEDWAPFDAFYMTVITLATVGYGETHPLTPAGRVFTLFLILSGVSIVAYAFSTLTSIIVEGQLSVVLKRRRMEREIAKLSGHYIVCGASHSARVIMDELGKTGRTFVVVEQDRETAERLIADGIKVVEGDATEEETLKRAGVMKATGIFAVLSTDQYNAFLALTAKGLNPNIRVVSTQRELTVRHQLLRSGADNVINPQYIGGLRMVSEMVRPATVGFLDAMMRERNSVVRFDEVAVPEGSPFVGRPVRDVKGAEGHAPLLVAVLEQATGKYDINPDSERPIKAGDRLVMIGESAQLFELRKRFG; this comes from the coding sequence ATGACCAGCCTCTCTGAGATGCACAAACGCCTCGCGAGCGTCGCCGGGCTCCTCGTCTTCACCCTCTTGGCCGGAACAGCCGGATACAGAATCATCGAGGACTGGGCGCCTTTCGATGCGTTCTACATGACGGTGATCACCCTCGCCACAGTGGGCTACGGGGAAACGCACCCCCTCACCCCCGCAGGCCGGGTTTTCACCTTGTTTCTTATCTTAAGCGGCGTGAGCATCGTCGCCTACGCGTTTTCGACGCTCACCTCCATCATCGTGGAGGGGCAGCTGTCCGTTGTGCTAAAAAGGAGGCGTATGGAGAGGGAAATCGCAAAGCTTTCCGGTCACTACATCGTTTGCGGCGCGAGCCATTCCGCTCGGGTGATCATGGATGAACTGGGAAAAACGGGGAGAACTTTCGTCGTGGTTGAACAGGACAGGGAGACCGCAGAGAGGCTAATCGCTGACGGCATCAAGGTTGTGGAAGGGGATGCGACGGAGGAGGAAACCCTGAAGCGCGCCGGGGTGATGAAGGCGACCGGAATCTTCGCTGTGCTGTCCACTGACCAGTACAACGCCTTTTTGGCGCTAACCGCCAAGGGCCTCAATCCCAATATCCGGGTAGTCAGCACCCAGAGAGAGCTGACGGTGCGTCACCAGCTCCTGCGGAGCGGCGCCGACAATGTCATCAATCCCCAGTACATCGGCGGACTGCGCATGGTTTCCGAGATGGTCCGCCCGGCAACGGTCGGCTTTCTGGATGCCATGATGCGGGAACGGAACAGCGTCGTCCGCTTCGATGAGGTTGCCGTCCCGGAAGGCTCTCCCTTTGTGGGAAGGCCAGTCCGCGACGTGAAGGGAGCCGAGGGCCATGCCCCCCTCCTTGTGGCGGTGTTGGAACAAGCGACAGGCAAGTACGATATCAATCCGGACTCCGAACGCCCCATCAAGGCAGGCGACCGGCTCGTCATGATCGGAGAGTCGGCGCAGCTCTTCGAGCTGAGGAAGCGTTTCGGCTAA
- a CDS encoding phosphate/phosphite/phosphonate ABC transporter substrate-binding protein, producing MLRRRNTKKFLVALSLCLAFATGCDTLETTAPPRPLQGEALNIGLLPEHNIFKQIRRYEPVTNYLAKKTGVPIRLRVLTYRGNVIENFQFLKLDGAFFGSFSYLLAHAQLGVTVLARPEYPDGTSSYNGLIFVRKDSGIRTVRQMQGKRLALVARATTAGYLFPSVFLKRAGVRNQAAFFKEIYNAGTHEGTIDDILDRKADVGVSKNTVYQRFAAENPRVHRELLILEKSDDVPENALALRQGIADSLKKKLVDALLAMHADPEGAKVLKAFGARRFIVTTDADYKPVMTYASELGIDLAGFKFPAEE from the coding sequence ATGCTAAGAAGACGCAACACGAAGAAATTTCTGGTGGCGCTTTCCCTCTGTTTGGCCTTCGCGACAGGCTGCGACACGCTGGAAACAACGGCTCCGCCAAGGCCCCTTCAGGGAGAGGCTCTCAACATCGGGCTGCTTCCCGAACACAACATCTTCAAGCAGATCAGGCGATACGAACCCGTCACCAACTATCTGGCAAAAAAAACAGGCGTCCCTATCCGGCTGAGGGTTCTCACGTACCGCGGCAATGTCATCGAAAACTTCCAGTTTTTGAAACTCGACGGCGCCTTTTTCGGGAGTTTCAGCTATTTGCTGGCACACGCGCAACTGGGCGTTACAGTCCTCGCCCGACCGGAATACCCCGACGGGACATCCTCTTATAATGGGCTCATCTTCGTCCGGAAGGACAGCGGCATACGCACGGTCCGGCAGATGCAGGGGAAACGGCTCGCCTTGGTGGCACGGGCAACCACTGCCGGGTATCTTTTCCCGTCGGTTTTCCTGAAGAGAGCAGGGGTCCGCAACCAAGCCGCCTTTTTCAAGGAAATCTACAATGCCGGAACCCATGAAGGAACGATCGACGACATCCTCGATCGCAAGGCGGACGTCGGGGTATCGAAAAATACCGTCTATCAACGGTTCGCCGCGGAGAATCCGCGGGTACACCGTGAACTGTTGATCCTGGAAAAATCCGACGATGTGCCGGAAAATGCGTTGGCCCTGCGGCAGGGGATCGCAGACTCCTTGAAAAAAAAGCTTGTTGACGCGCTGCTTGCCATGCACGCCGATCCGGAAGGGGCTAAAGTGCTCAAGGCCTTCGGGGCACGCCGATTCATCGTGACTACCGATGCCGACTACAAACCTGTAATGACATACGCGAGCGAACTGGGGATTGACCTCGCAGGCTTCAAATTTCCCGCAGAAGAATGA
- a CDS encoding HAMP domain-containing protein: MKKRILIGLGIGSLLFMLLGAYIIVTVERATSRLDQLVQLHQVEILREHLLLQIKRVQTDLAWRGTRYASGVNTIVAHGIQMGKMVDRCFQCHHSPQVMEDLVGLKGQTEQYEDFLSHVLTLDASRARREAEQDEAVRRGRELIAKVNGIIALTSRNLESSTREVFHQIAITKAMLFILIAMAPLILMTLGFLFVRALTSPLNILLAAVRHLKGGSLDHRIDGLKDEFGELATSFNEMAGSLKEQMQKMQRTEQMVVVGELAAGFGHEVRNPLAGIKAAVNLLSEELVLNEEDRDMFAQIVEQVGKLDTLMKGFLNFTKPPKPQWEMVSINGVMEMTIDFYLVSHGPSSPASCGIDIRKSMGDCLPQTMADPVKLQQVFLNLFLNAGDAMPQGGTLAVRTRYDASSDSICIDIKDTGRGIEPEMSARIFSPFVTTKAKGTGLGLAICKQIIEQHGGAIYAQNDPAGGALFCIVLPVRKGEEEVRATWQ, encoded by the coding sequence ATGAAGAAGCGAATACTTATTGGACTGGGGATCGGATCGCTCCTTTTCATGTTGCTCGGCGCCTACATCATCGTCACCGTCGAAAGGGCAACCTCGCGACTCGACCAACTGGTCCAATTGCATCAAGTCGAAATACTGCGGGAGCATCTGCTGCTGCAAATCAAACGGGTGCAGACCGACCTTGCCTGGCGCGGCACCCGCTACGCCAGTGGCGTCAACACCATCGTTGCACACGGCATCCAGATGGGAAAGATGGTCGACCGTTGCTTCCAATGCCACCACTCGCCGCAGGTCATGGAAGATCTGGTCGGCCTGAAGGGTCAAACGGAGCAATATGAGGACTTTCTGAGCCACGTTCTGACGCTCGACGCGAGCCGCGCCCGGCGGGAAGCGGAGCAGGACGAGGCTGTCCGGAGGGGCCGGGAACTGATCGCAAAGGTTAACGGCATCATCGCCTTGACGAGCAGAAACCTTGAGTCGAGCACCCGGGAGGTATTCCACCAGATCGCGATTACCAAAGCCATGCTCTTCATCCTGATCGCCATGGCCCCCCTCATCCTGATGACCCTTGGTTTTCTCTTCGTTCGGGCGCTGACCAGCCCTTTGAACATCTTGCTGGCTGCCGTACGGCATCTGAAGGGCGGCTCTTTGGACCATAGAATCGATGGTTTGAAGGACGAATTCGGAGAACTGGCGACCTCCTTCAACGAGATGGCGGGCTCACTCAAGGAGCAGATGCAGAAGATGCAGCGAACGGAGCAGATGGTGGTCGTGGGAGAGTTGGCGGCGGGGTTCGGTCACGAGGTCAGGAATCCCCTGGCGGGGATCAAGGCGGCGGTGAACCTGCTCTCGGAGGAATTGGTTCTGAACGAGGAGGACCGGGACATGTTCGCCCAGATTGTGGAGCAGGTAGGAAAGTTGGATACCCTGATGAAGGGCTTCCTGAACTTTACCAAACCTCCCAAACCGCAATGGGAGATGGTGAGTATCAACGGAGTTATGGAAATGACCATTGATTTTTATCTGGTTTCGCACGGCCCTTCCTCGCCGGCATCCTGCGGTATTGACATACGAAAGAGCATGGGAGATTGTCTTCCCCAGACAATGGCCGATCCAGTCAAGTTGCAGCAGGTATTTTTGAATCTGTTCCTGAATGCGGGCGACGCAATGCCGCAGGGAGGAACCTTGGCGGTGAGAACTCGGTACGATGCGTCCAGTGATTCGATCTGCATCGATATCAAGGATACGGGCAGGGGGATCGAACCGGAGATGTCGGCGCGGATATTCAGCCCCTTCGTAACGACTAAAGCTAAAGGCACCGGGCTCGGACTGGCGATCTGCAAGCAGATCATCGAGCAGCACGGCGGCGCCATTTACGCACAGAACGATCCCGCGGGAGGCGCCCTCTTTTGCATCGTCCTGCCCGTCAGGAAAGGTGAGGAGGAGGTGCGGGCGACATGGCAGTGA
- a CDS encoding sigma-54 dependent transcriptional regulator — protein sequence MAVKGKLLIIDDDGLILSALTRSLKKQGYEILADQRGQDALALAKSFQPDVVLLDIKLPGKNGIEILQEFTENRITAQVIMLTSDDTAETAIKAMKLGAVDYLTKPFDLEEVEIVVHKAIEKDRLEREVQCLRLASSDFSDNHFIGNAIAIQEIKAEAAKMAAAKVSTLLITGESGTGKEVLARHIHRLRHGEEGARCAPFLPINCSALPESLLESELFGYEKGAFTDAKAEKKGVFELANKGSILLDEIGDMKQDLQSKLLRIVERKAVRRIGGGMEIPVDVTVMATTNRDLTRAIAAQEFRMDLYYRLNAFSIHLPPLRERKEDIPALAGHFLSWFCRRYNNTSLKGFSREAEELMKDYRWPGNVRELRNVIERFVVLEKSELIRPEQLPQDMIRPAAAAEDRTKAAFRLPEGGISLDDVEKDFIIQALERGNRNKVVAAKLLNITYQSLRYQIQKFGLE from the coding sequence ATGGCAGTGAAGGGGAAGTTATTGATCATAGACGACGACGGCCTGATTCTCTCAGCCCTCACACGGTCGTTGAAGAAGCAGGGGTACGAAATCCTTGCCGACCAGCGGGGCCAGGACGCATTGGCCCTGGCCAAATCCTTCCAACCCGACGTAGTCCTGCTGGACATTAAACTCCCCGGTAAAAACGGGATTGAGATTCTGCAGGAGTTCACCGAAAACCGGATCACTGCGCAGGTCATAATGCTGACATCCGACGACACCGCCGAGACGGCAATCAAGGCGATGAAGCTCGGCGCCGTGGACTATCTGACCAAACCCTTCGACCTCGAGGAGGTTGAGATCGTTGTCCACAAAGCCATCGAAAAGGATCGGCTCGAACGGGAAGTCCAATGCCTCCGGCTGGCCAGCTCCGATTTTTCCGATAACCATTTCATCGGAAACGCAATTGCCATACAAGAGATCAAGGCGGAGGCAGCGAAAATGGCGGCCGCCAAGGTTTCCACGCTGCTGATCACCGGGGAAAGCGGCACAGGGAAGGAGGTTCTCGCCCGCCATATCCATCGGCTCCGTCACGGGGAGGAGGGAGCGCGTTGCGCCCCGTTTCTCCCGATAAATTGCAGCGCCCTGCCTGAATCCCTCCTGGAGAGCGAACTTTTTGGATATGAAAAGGGCGCCTTTACCGATGCCAAAGCCGAGAAAAAAGGCGTGTTCGAGCTGGCGAACAAGGGATCGATCCTGCTCGACGAAATCGGCGACATGAAGCAGGATCTCCAAAGCAAACTGCTGCGGATCGTCGAGCGAAAGGCGGTCCGGCGCATTGGCGGCGGGATGGAAATACCCGTCGATGTCACGGTTATGGCAACTACGAACCGGGATTTGACCAGGGCAATCGCGGCGCAGGAGTTTCGAATGGATCTCTATTACCGCCTGAATGCCTTTTCCATCCACCTTCCTCCCTTGCGGGAAAGAAAAGAGGACATCCCGGCGCTGGCCGGGCATTTCCTTTCCTGGTTCTGCAGGCGCTACAACAATACCTCTTTGAAAGGATTTTCGCGAGAAGCCGAGGAGCTGATGAAGGACTATCGTTGGCCCGGCAACGTACGGGAGCTGAGAAACGTGATCGAACGGTTCGTCGTGCTGGAAAAATCAGAGCTGATAAGGCCTGAGCAACTGCCTCAGGACATGATTCGACCTGCGGCAGCGGCAGAAGATCGCACAAAAGCAGCGTTTAGGCTGCCCGAAGGAGGAATTTCCCTCGACGATGTGGAAAAAGATTTCATCATCCAGGCACTGGAACGGGGAAACCGGAACAAGGTTGTCGCCGCGAAACTCCTGAACATCACGTATCAGTCCTTACGCTATCAGATTCAGAAATTTGGACTGGAGTGA
- a CDS encoding response regulator produces the protein MASLKVLIVDDNKLLCWGMGRMLEKRNVAHQIAEDGKNALAELRATFYDLVFLDIHLPDANGLDLMQEIRRISPGTKVVIISSDGSEDNVRRALAAGALRFMEKPFDSAELMTALAAVLPGQ, from the coding sequence ATGGCTTCCCTGAAGGTCCTGATCGTGGACGACAATAAACTGTTATGCTGGGGGATGGGGCGGATGCTCGAAAAGAGGAACGTTGCCCATCAGATCGCAGAGGACGGCAAGAACGCGCTGGCTGAGCTGCGCGCAACCTTTTACGATCTCGTTTTCCTGGACATCCACTTGCCGGATGCGAACGGTCTTGATCTGATGCAGGAAATCCGGAGGATCTCGCCGGGCACGAAGGTGGTCATTATCAGTTCGGACGGGTCGGAAGATAATGTTCGGCGGGCGCTCGCGGCGGGCGCCCTGAGGTTCATGGAGAAACCTTTCGACAGCGCAGAGTTGATGACAGCGCTCGCAGCGGTTCTGCCAGGGCAATAG
- a CDS encoding cytochrome c3 family protein, producing the protein MKRRMAFFIAIVGIFLVTSTYTACTMVAKSDSAAPAPSANAKCFACHSNKNLAMKVGSESVPLYVDAAAYAAGKHGKAECLSCHTGMKPTPPHNAKRTYGSWARFSAKNADTTKTRNFYVVDGSACLACHKDARYAAFMKSEHATIKDMIFEADGKPRVAQKIKGTDGKVYTINETFAGNEADCSRCHIRTNCGTCHWKTQIKQKKAGNVIDLWTKYDKESDTAKAAMTESAMDWTVNVASHEFLGKAALTKSNDICAACHVGYYQGDKTKAAIGVHGTGIRRHPQVPELQLSAKRGVHKSMQLCTDCHTELHDILLKNTEQGGRTGGKTQCVNCHADKAMKTLHKDVTCAGCHDAELGVQRDAETKMVVPMAVKHLVMESWPSHNLTREVNCQKCHVAGNKVGASQKVSPIKIH; encoded by the coding sequence ATGAAAAGAAGAATGGCATTTTTTATCGCTATTGTGGGTATCTTCCTTGTAACCTCCACTTATACCGCCTGCACAATGGTAGCGAAATCCGATTCTGCCGCACCCGCGCCTTCCGCAAACGCCAAGTGCTTCGCCTGTCACAGCAACAAGAATCTGGCCATGAAAGTCGGCAGCGAAAGCGTGCCGCTTTACGTGGATGCGGCCGCCTACGCCGCGGGGAAGCACGGCAAGGCCGAATGCCTCTCCTGTCACACGGGAATGAAACCTACGCCGCCGCACAACGCCAAGCGCACTTACGGCAGTTGGGCGCGCTTCAGCGCCAAGAATGCGGACACGACCAAGACGCGCAATTTCTACGTCGTTGATGGCAGCGCCTGTCTCGCGTGCCATAAGGATGCCCGCTACGCGGCCTTCATGAAGAGCGAACATGCGACCATCAAGGATATGATATTCGAGGCGGACGGCAAGCCGCGCGTCGCGCAAAAAATCAAGGGTACGGACGGCAAGGTTTATACCATTAACGAAACCTTTGCCGGCAACGAAGCCGACTGCAGTCGCTGCCATATTCGGACCAATTGCGGCACCTGCCACTGGAAAACTCAGATCAAGCAAAAGAAGGCAGGCAACGTCATCGATCTGTGGACAAAGTACGACAAGGAAAGCGACACTGCCAAAGCCGCGATGACCGAATCGGCAATGGACTGGACCGTGAATGTCGCCTCGCATGAATTCCTCGGCAAGGCCGCGCTGACCAAATCCAACGACATCTGCGCCGCGTGCCATGTCGGCTACTACCAGGGCGACAAAACCAAGGCCGCAATTGGCGTCCACGGCACAGGCATCCGCCGCCACCCGCAGGTGCCGGAGTTGCAACTTTCAGCCAAACGCGGGGTGCATAAATCCATGCAACTCTGCACGGATTGCCATACCGAACTGCACGATATCCTGCTCAAGAATACGGAACAGGGCGGCCGAACGGGCGGCAAGACGCAGTGCGTGAACTGCCACGCGGACAAGGCAATGAAAACCCTCCACAAGGATGTTACTTGCGCGGGGTGCCATGACGCGGAGTTGGGCGTCCAACGCGACGCTGAAACTAAGATGGTTGTCCCGATGGCGGTCAAACACCTGGTAATGGAGTCGTGGCCTTCCCACAATCTGACCAGAGAGGTCAATTGCCAGAAGTGCCATGTTGCCGGCAACAAGGTCGGCGCATCACAGAAAGTAAGTCCGATTAAGATACACTGA
- the rmuC gene encoding DNA recombination protein RmuC, which translates to MEDLMLTSGAGLFLIILVLFFLLFRKVSGEIVSLRQELLLLSQLSERAERAVGVELGRNREETLLALRQAREEMAGTLKGVGDTLYGHFDTLTRTTEQKLTLLREVVERRLGTIQEDNARQLERMRETVDEKLQGTLEKRLGESFKQVGERLEQVSRGLGEMQSLAAGVGDLKRALTNVKVRGTWGEVQLGAMLEQALAPNQYSANVATKGGGERVEFAIRLPGQSADKNEIVWLPIDAKFPLEDYQRLVDAQQEGNAEAAEAAGKQLESSVRRCAADIAGKYLNPPQTTDFAIMFLPTEGLFAEVIRRGGLVEQLQREFRVAIAGPTTLWGLLSSLQAGFRTLAIQQRSAEVWRLLAAVKTEWSKYGEILSRVQKKIHEASETIEQAQTRSRAIGRKLKDVEVMPTADATDLLLDDAEEKNQ; encoded by the coding sequence ATGGAGGATTTGATGCTCACAAGCGGCGCGGGGTTGTTTTTAATCATCCTCGTTTTGTTTTTTCTGCTTTTTCGTAAAGTCTCGGGAGAAATTGTCAGTCTCAGACAGGAACTCCTCCTGCTTTCACAGTTGTCGGAGCGGGCCGAGCGGGCCGTAGGCGTCGAGCTCGGTCGAAATCGCGAGGAGACGCTCCTGGCGCTTCGGCAGGCGCGGGAGGAGATGGCGGGCACGCTCAAAGGGGTCGGAGATACGCTGTATGGTCATTTCGACACGTTAACTCGGACAACCGAGCAGAAGCTCACGCTGCTCCGGGAAGTGGTGGAGAGGCGCTTGGGGACAATTCAGGAGGACAACGCCCGGCAGCTTGAGCGGATGCGGGAAACAGTGGACGAAAAGCTCCAGGGAACCCTGGAAAAGAGGCTGGGCGAGTCATTCAAGCAGGTGGGAGAGCGTCTCGAACAGGTCTCCCGGGGTTTGGGCGAGATGCAGTCCCTGGCCGCCGGCGTCGGCGATTTGAAAAGGGCACTGACGAACGTCAAGGTGCGGGGGACGTGGGGCGAGGTGCAGTTGGGGGCGATGCTGGAGCAGGCGCTCGCCCCGAATCAGTACTCAGCCAATGTGGCCACAAAAGGCGGAGGCGAACGGGTCGAATTCGCAATCAGGCTGCCCGGGCAAAGCGCTGACAAAAATGAGATTGTCTGGCTTCCGATCGATGCGAAATTTCCCCTTGAGGACTACCAGCGACTTGTTGACGCCCAGCAGGAGGGCAACGCCGAAGCCGCAGAAGCTGCCGGAAAGCAATTGGAAAGCAGCGTCCGGCGCTGCGCCGCCGACATTGCGGGAAAGTATCTGAATCCGCCGCAAACGACCGATTTTGCAATCATGTTTCTGCCGACGGAGGGGCTCTTTGCCGAGGTGATCCGCCGGGGCGGCCTTGTCGAACAGTTGCAGCGGGAATTCCGGGTGGCGATTGCCGGCCCGACCACCCTCTGGGGACTCCTCAGCAGCCTGCAGGCGGGTTTCCGAACGCTGGCGATCCAGCAGCGCTCGGCGGAGGTTTGGCGACTGCTCGCGGCGGTAAAGACGGAGTGGTCTAAATACGGGGAGATACTGTCCCGGGTGCAAAAGAAGATCCACGAGGCGTCGGAGACGATCGAGCAGGCGCAGACGCGGTCGAGGGCGATCGGAAGAAAGCTTAAGGATGTGGAGGTTATGCCAACGGCGGATGCAACCGATCTCCTTTTGGATGATGCCGAGGAGAAAAATCAGTGA
- a CDS encoding bifunctional metallophosphatase/5'-nucleotidase gives MKRFGFLIVLLVLFLVPSFFPGALYGDAGLPGKEAKKLTFLFTHDLHSHFLPDIVPENGGRKKQGGYARLASLIGRERGKAAGRSILVDAGDFSMGTAFHTEFREEALELRLMGEMGYDVVALGNHDYDFRPAGLAAMLRSARAKGSRLPALVASNVAFAKDDNRDDSLQAAFGEYPVSGYNVLEINGIRIGFFAIMGRDAADDMPFAKPVSFADPVERSRAMVELLRTREKVDLVVCLSHSGTKSVKSHSEDELLPEKVPGIDVVISGHTHTTLPQPIVVGKTVIVSSGSSGAYLGALDLDISRETGVVVSSYRLEKTSAEIPEDKAIAGKIEIFKKLVDQRYFASFNFSHDQIVAETAYDMASPAYHQTRLQENGIGNMIADAFRFAVRQAEGKDYRHIDIALTTDGQIRDTFLAGKISVADVFKVLPLGLGMDGRPGYPLLSVYLTGKEIASMLEVQPTIASLKPDAYMQVAGVRFSWNPHRVPFDRVVSIAVQDENGAFVPLVADKLYRICVNAYTAGMLGFVTRASHGLIKLTPKDAAGKPVSDMKLLRIDADAEKTGVQELKEWAALTSYFQSLPDSNKDGVGELPREYRNPDRRGVSAPSWNPVRLLEGAGWITVSAVALFAFILVALAFLVRWAVRRMTKR, from the coding sequence ATGAAAAGATTCGGTTTCTTGATCGTCCTGTTGGTTTTGTTTCTTGTCCCGTCATTTTTCCCCGGCGCGCTTTACGGGGATGCCGGGTTGCCGGGCAAAGAGGCAAAGAAGCTTACCTTCCTGTTTACCCATGATCTCCATTCCCATTTTCTCCCTGATATTGTTCCTGAAAACGGCGGCCGCAAAAAGCAGGGCGGCTACGCGCGTCTGGCAAGCCTGATCGGGCGCGAACGGGGAAAGGCGGCCGGGCGCAGCATTCTTGTTGATGCGGGTGATTTCTCGATGGGGACGGCTTTTCATACGGAGTTTCGCGAGGAGGCCCTGGAGCTGCGCCTGATGGGGGAGATGGGATACGATGTCGTCGCGCTGGGCAATCACGACTACGACTTTCGCCCGGCGGGGCTGGCCGCGATGCTCCGGTCAGCCCGCGCGAAAGGAAGCCGGCTCCCGGCGCTTGTCGCCTCCAATGTGGCGTTTGCCAAGGATGACAACCGGGATGACAGTCTGCAGGCTGCCTTTGGCGAATACCCCGTTTCCGGGTACAATGTTTTGGAAATAAACGGAATCCGGATTGGATTTTTCGCGATAATGGGGCGCGACGCCGCGGATGACATGCCCTTTGCGAAGCCTGTCTCTTTCGCCGACCCGGTGGAGCGCAGCCGGGCAATGGTTGAACTTCTCCGCACCAGGGAAAAGGTTGATTTGGTCGTCTGCCTCTCCCACTCCGGGACAAAGTCCGTGAAGTCGCATTCCGAGGACGAGCTCCTGCCGGAAAAGGTTCCCGGGATTGATGTCGTCATCAGCGGTCACACCCATACGACCCTGCCGCAACCGATAGTCGTCGGCAAGACGGTCATAGTCTCGTCAGGGAGTTCCGGCGCCTATCTCGGGGCGCTTGATCTGGACATTTCCCGGGAAACGGGCGTCGTCGTCTCTTCCTATCGTTTGGAGAAAACTTCCGCCGAGATTCCGGAAGACAAGGCGATTGCCGGAAAAATTGAGATATTTAAAAAACTGGTCGATCAGCGGTATTTCGCTTCGTTCAATTTTAGTCATGACCAGATAGTTGCCGAAACCGCTTACGATATGGCCTCTCCCGCCTATCACCAGACAAGGCTTCAGGAAAACGGGATCGGGAACATGATCGCGGACGCCTTTCGTTTTGCGGTGCGGCAGGCGGAGGGTAAAGATTACCGGCATATTGATATCGCGCTGACCACCGACGGCCAGATCAGGGATACTTTTCTGGCAGGAAAAATCAGTGTTGCCGATGTCTTCAAGGTTTTGCCCCTGGGACTGGGGATGGATGGCCGGCCCGGCTACCCGCTTTTGTCGGTTTATCTGACCGGAAAAGAGATCGCCAGCATGCTCGAGGTGCAGCCGACGATAGCGTCGCTGAAGCCCGACGCCTATATGCAGGTCGCCGGCGTCCGGTTTTCCTGGAATCCGCACCGCGTTCCCTTTGACCGCGTAGTCTCGATCGCCGTCCAGGACGAAAACGGCGCTTTCGTTCCGCTCGTTGCCGACAAGCTCTACCGCATCTGCGTGAATGCCTATACGGCGGGAATGCTCGGGTTTGTGACCCGGGCGTCGCACGGTTTGATAAAACTGACGCCGAAGGACGCAGCCGGAAAGCCGGTATCCGATATGAAACTGCTGAGAATAGACGCAGATGCCGAAAAAACCGGCGTTCAGGAACTGAAAGAATGGGCGGCTCTGACTTCCTATTTCCAATCGCTGCCGGACAGCAACAAAGACGGGGTAGGGGAGCTGCCGAGAGAATACCGGAATCCCGACCGGCGGGGCGTTTCTGCGCCGTCGTGGAACCCCGTCCGCCTCCTGGAGGGCGCCGGCTGGATCACCGTAAGCGCCGTCGCATTATTTGCCTTTATCTTGGTTGCCCTGGCATTTCTTGTCCGCTGGGCAGTGCGGCGCATGACGAAACGATGA
- a CDS encoding DedA family protein → MIDFLFNFIDLFLHLDRHLADVLQYFGGWTYLVIFLIIFCETGLVVTPILPGDSLLFGLGAFAANPYLKGPLGVELLFIVLSLAAIAGDSVNYAIGHYLGPKVFQKEDGRFFKKAYLEKTHQFYEKHGGKTIIIARFMPIIRTFAPFVAGIGRMSYSRFISYNVIGGISWISLFIFGGYFFGNISFVKDNFTLVIISIIIISVLPGAIEYFRQRRKTA, encoded by the coding sequence ATGATAGATTTTCTTTTCAATTTTATCGACCTCTTCCTGCACTTAGACAGGCATCTGGCCGATGTCCTGCAGTATTTCGGGGGCTGGACATACCTTGTCATCTTTCTTATCATCTTCTGCGAGACCGGCCTGGTCGTGACGCCGATACTTCCCGGCGACTCGCTGCTCTTCGGCCTCGGCGCCTTCGCCGCCAACCCCTACCTGAAGGGACCTCTGGGAGTGGAACTGCTCTTTATCGTCCTTTCCCTCGCCGCAATCGCCGGCGATTCAGTGAATTATGCAATCGGCCACTACCTTGGGCCGAAGGTGTTTCAGAAAGAGGACGGCCGTTTCTTCAAGAAAGCTTATCTCGAAAAGACCCATCAGTTTTATGAAAAACACGGAGGAAAAACGATCATCATCGCCCGCTTCATGCCGATTATCCGAACCTTTGCCCCGTTCGTCGCGGGCATCGGGCGGATGAGCTATTCCCGCTTCATCTCCTATAACGTAATCGGCGGCATCTCGTGGATTTCGCTGTTTATTTTCGGGGGCTATTTCTTTGGAAACATCTCTTTTGTAAAAGACAACTTCACGCTGGTTATAATCTCGATAATCATCATCTCCGTACTGCCCGGGGCAATTGAGTATTTCCGGCAGCGGCGCAAAACAGCATGA